From a single Jatrophihabitans sp. genomic region:
- a CDS encoding geranylgeranyl reductase family protein, which translates to MGRPAPHADYDVIVVGAGPAGCAAAAALAQEAPQLSVLVVDRADFPRDKPCGDGIAHEVTQVLSDLDFDVERVFDGAAEIGELALRSPSGVQVRRQMRHRVHVAPRRIFDARLVDEVRRCGIEVRRHSARTVEVTADGVRLDSLRARVVIGADGAESVVRRAAARPRPGRVALAIRGYAPELPELAGAQYITMTDRHWPAYAWSFPIGDGRANVGYGELLGDRPLSRADLIAGMHGLMPGLATPSDLRAHRLPLSSGRPPIPDGPVLLAGDAQSMINPFTGEGIFYAVVSGELAGRAAAQALTGGGNPGLLYRAATCRRLGRHLRHTSALARLGGWPALVDAGLRAGRADQRAFDDLVRFGLADGLLTPRLLSRLRFRG; encoded by the coding sequence ATGGGCCGCCCCGCACCTCACGCTGACTACGACGTGATCGTGGTGGGCGCCGGCCCGGCAGGGTGCGCGGCCGCGGCGGCGCTGGCGCAGGAAGCGCCGCAGTTGTCGGTGCTGGTGGTGGATCGAGCTGACTTCCCGCGGGACAAGCCGTGCGGCGACGGCATCGCCCACGAGGTCACTCAGGTGCTGTCAGATCTGGATTTCGACGTCGAGCGGGTCTTCGACGGCGCCGCCGAAATCGGCGAGCTGGCGCTGCGCTCACCCAGCGGAGTGCAGGTGCGCCGGCAGATGCGTCATCGGGTGCATGTGGCGCCACGGCGGATCTTCGACGCCCGGCTGGTGGACGAGGTGCGCCGCTGCGGGATCGAGGTCCGGCGGCACTCGGCGCGCACGGTCGAGGTGACGGCTGACGGGGTGCGGCTGGACTCGTTGCGTGCCCGGGTGGTGATCGGGGCCGACGGCGCGGAGTCCGTGGTCCGCCGGGCTGCCGCCAGGCCGCGGCCAGGCCGGGTGGCGCTGGCGATCCGCGGATACGCCCCGGAGTTGCCGGAGCTCGCCGGCGCCCAATACATCACGATGACCGATCGGCATTGGCCTGCCTACGCCTGGAGCTTTCCGATCGGCGACGGCCGGGCCAACGTCGGCTACGGCGAGCTGCTGGGTGACCGGCCGTTGAGCCGGGCCGATCTGATCGCCGGCATGCATGGGTTGATGCCCGGCCTGGCCACGCCCTCAGACCTCAGGGCTCACCGGTTGCCGCTGTCGTCCGGGCGGCCGCCCATTCCGGACGGGCCGGTGCTGTTGGCCGGTGACGCGCAGTCGATGATCAACCCTTTCACCGGCGAGGGAATCTTCTACGCGGTGGTCTCCGGTGAGCTGGCCGGCCGGGCCGCGGCGCAGGCCCTGACCGGCGGCGGGAACCCCGGTCTGCTGTACCGGGCGGCGACCTGCCGCCGGCTGGGCCGGCACCTGCGGCACACCTCCGCGCTGGCGCGGCTCGGCGGGTGGCCAGCGCTGGTCGACGCCGGCCTGCGCGCCGGGCGTGCCGATCAGCGCGCCTTCGACGACCTGGTGCGCTTCGGCCTGGCCGACGGGCTGCTCACTCCCCGGCTGCTCAGCCGGTTGCGGTTTCGCGGCTGA
- a CDS encoding tetratricopeptide repeat protein: MARATSAFGRHIKLLGRAVVDRASATFVEVTVRAEIERARIELRLGDIEKCERSLATAQEKVGVPPGIPVLDAVLLSVSGQAARARGANVRAEQLFGEATRRFAALAPQELNKRDHGDFGIALAAVGEAKRARAELKLAIQGETAPPEVMRELAKSYLDQQKPAKAGPLIQLALAAMPGDPDLHCLQARVLRAQGRDDDARLQFEQAGRLFLHAGRPGEAVAALSTAIEADPAMTTSIALRGEARRRLGEPAAALVDFDRALSIEPQDPVVLAQRAATLALLGDLERARTDIGLALRQAPDEPEVLVAAAEIAQTAHDLDRADHYAKRVLRHDPTSPRALEIVAAVSYEMGNVSAAHALTLRAGPYGGGRTSLLRLRWQLALLDGDREDALTVLAYMYDHGVAETSDIYKYASMRADDDDWTGALSIIRRGRQEWPQDFYLELLEGEVLLNGGQCVAALELSRSLLTRYPEQASAHLLLAVALVCADQPWPPETAAEALQAAARSADLAPDWAEPWWIRAFVLDATGDAPGALAAVEEVIRRDWRHRDARRLATRIHLADNDLDKAERSASELIKQDPSYGDGAVDLARVLARRGQLTEALEVVNRPELEWLSNASRVDHLLLRADLRRSLTMISEAQDDLAQASALAPNRTEVLIEQSITARLAGEVEAARDFADRAAELAPNDLDVMLEQARSWYWLDPAAGVAKLADIDTRWAADPRVNLLRAEMLAVDDPRAAADVLADLAARHPDSIAVVLGKARLELDLGDVEAARESIEAITDWHKNADLLALHAETCRLSGNPAEAITETQACLDIFPSHYEGLASRGLAHLDAGEAKLAAEDFERALMIYRNDPLAKARLGDALSVPEIDEFDRAIALLDDAAASAPTTAWVVAHLGDVLTTIGVFDAAAQVYRMAIEASPESAEAHHGLGWCLMHTDPPDLPAARAACERAADLNDGLWSRKNLADVQHLQGDTHKAVQLYSEVQTEALAQLSRSAEYFSLAAWCAYQLGNLDAAARWLYESTSGQVNTGSDHFDLALVHVCAGRIQRGIRAYEALLPPPACHPQRARGLLLVARNDLREARTRYGELTDNVEVDRILQRMDYAVAKVPAPPPIATLGHLTG; this comes from the coding sequence ATGGCCCGCGCGACGAGTGCCTTCGGACGGCACATCAAGCTGCTCGGCCGCGCCGTCGTCGATCGCGCGTCCGCCACCTTCGTGGAGGTGACCGTCAGGGCCGAGATCGAGCGCGCGCGTATCGAACTGCGACTCGGCGACATCGAGAAATGCGAGCGATCGCTCGCCACGGCACAAGAGAAGGTCGGTGTCCCCCCCGGCATTCCCGTTCTCGACGCCGTGCTGCTCTCCGTGTCCGGCCAGGCGGCGCGAGCCCGTGGCGCCAACGTGCGCGCCGAGCAGTTGTTCGGCGAAGCGACGCGCCGATTCGCCGCGCTCGCGCCGCAGGAGCTGAACAAACGCGACCACGGCGACTTCGGCATCGCTCTCGCCGCCGTCGGCGAGGCGAAGCGGGCGCGCGCGGAACTGAAACTGGCTATTCAAGGCGAGACCGCGCCGCCCGAGGTCATGCGTGAGCTCGCCAAGTCCTACCTCGATCAGCAGAAGCCGGCCAAAGCCGGACCGCTGATCCAGCTCGCACTGGCGGCGATGCCCGGCGATCCTGACCTGCACTGTCTGCAGGCTCGCGTGCTGAGGGCGCAGGGTCGCGATGATGACGCGCGCCTGCAGTTCGAGCAAGCCGGCCGGCTGTTCCTCCACGCCGGTCGCCCCGGCGAAGCGGTGGCGGCGCTCAGCACCGCGATCGAAGCCGATCCCGCCATGACGACGAGCATCGCCCTACGCGGCGAGGCTCGGCGTCGGCTCGGCGAACCGGCCGCGGCGCTCGTCGACTTCGACCGCGCCCTGTCCATCGAGCCGCAAGACCCCGTCGTCCTGGCGCAACGGGCGGCGACCCTTGCCCTGCTGGGCGACCTCGAACGGGCGAGGACCGACATCGGGCTCGCCCTGCGACAGGCGCCAGACGAGCCTGAGGTGCTCGTCGCTGCGGCAGAGATCGCGCAGACAGCCCATGATCTCGACCGCGCGGATCACTACGCCAAGCGCGTACTGCGACACGACCCCACGAGCCCGCGTGCGCTCGAGATCGTAGCCGCCGTGTCATACGAGATGGGGAATGTGTCGGCCGCGCACGCGCTCACGCTCCGCGCCGGACCGTACGGAGGTGGGCGAACGAGCCTTCTCCGGCTGCGATGGCAGCTGGCGCTGCTCGACGGCGATCGCGAGGACGCGCTCACGGTCCTCGCCTACATGTACGACCACGGGGTGGCCGAAACGAGCGACATCTACAAATACGCGAGCATGCGCGCCGACGACGACGACTGGACAGGCGCGTTATCGATCATCCGCCGCGGGCGCCAGGAGTGGCCTCAGGACTTCTACCTCGAGTTGCTGGAAGGCGAGGTGCTGCTCAACGGCGGGCAGTGCGTCGCGGCTCTCGAACTGTCTCGCAGCCTGCTGACGCGGTATCCGGAACAGGCCAGTGCGCACCTCCTCCTCGCCGTCGCGCTCGTGTGCGCTGACCAGCCCTGGCCGCCCGAGACAGCCGCCGAAGCATTGCAGGCGGCAGCGCGCAGCGCCGATCTCGCACCCGACTGGGCTGAACCGTGGTGGATCAGAGCATTCGTGCTGGACGCGACCGGTGATGCGCCCGGTGCGCTGGCGGCCGTCGAGGAAGTGATCAGACGTGACTGGCGGCACCGCGACGCGCGCCGTCTTGCCACGCGCATCCACCTGGCCGACAACGATCTCGATAAGGCCGAGCGATCGGCGTCGGAACTGATCAAACAGGATCCGAGCTACGGCGACGGCGCCGTCGATCTTGCCCGTGTGCTCGCCCGTCGTGGGCAGCTGACGGAGGCCTTGGAGGTGGTGAACCGTCCGGAACTGGAATGGCTCAGCAATGCCTCAAGAGTCGATCATCTGTTGCTTCGCGCGGACTTGCGCCGATCGCTCACAATGATCAGCGAGGCGCAGGACGATCTCGCGCAAGCGAGTGCTCTCGCGCCGAACCGCACAGAGGTGCTGATCGAGCAGTCCATCACAGCCCGCCTCGCCGGAGAGGTGGAGGCTGCTCGGGACTTCGCGGACCGGGCCGCCGAACTCGCCCCCAACGACCTCGACGTCATGCTGGAGCAGGCCAGGTCTTGGTACTGGCTCGACCCTGCTGCCGGTGTGGCCAAGCTCGCCGACATCGACACACGCTGGGCAGCCGACCCTCGCGTGAACCTGCTGCGAGCCGAGATGCTCGCCGTGGATGATCCCCGCGCAGCCGCGGATGTTCTGGCCGACCTCGCTGCCCGCCATCCGGACAGCATCGCAGTCGTCCTGGGCAAGGCACGCCTGGAACTCGACCTCGGCGACGTCGAGGCGGCACGCGAATCGATCGAAGCGATCACGGACTGGCACAAGAATGCCGACTTGCTGGCGCTGCACGCCGAGACATGCCGGCTCAGCGGAAATCCTGCCGAGGCGATCACAGAGACGCAGGCATGTCTCGACATATTCCCCAGTCACTACGAGGGTCTCGCCTCGCGCGGGCTTGCGCACCTCGACGCCGGGGAGGCAAAGCTTGCCGCCGAGGACTTCGAGCGGGCTCTGATGATCTACAGAAACGACCCGCTCGCCAAGGCACGGCTCGGTGATGCTCTGTCCGTCCCCGAGATCGACGAGTTCGATCGCGCGATCGCGCTTTTGGACGACGCGGCCGCGTCGGCGCCCACCACGGCCTGGGTCGTGGCGCATCTTGGCGATGTGCTCACGACCATCGGAGTCTTCGATGCCGCTGCCCAGGTGTACCGGATGGCGATCGAGGCCTCGCCCGAAAGCGCAGAGGCACACCACGGTCTCGGCTGGTGCCTGATGCACACGGATCCGCCCGACCTGCCAGCTGCACGAGCAGCGTGCGAACGCGCCGCCGATTTGAACGACGGATTGTGGAGTCGCAAGAACCTTGCCGACGTGCAACACCTGCAAGGGGACACCCACAAGGCTGTGCAGTTGTACTCGGAGGTCCAGACCGAGGCGTTGGCGCAACTTTCCAGGAGCGCGGAATACTTCAGCCTCGCGGCGTGGTGCGCATACCAGCTCGGCAACCTGGACGCCGCGGCACGATGGCTCTACGAGTCGACAAGCGGCCAGGTCAACACCGGAAGCGATCATTTCGATCTGGCGCTCGTGCACGTGTGCGCCGGGCGCATCCAGCGTGGAATCCGCGCGTACGAAGCACTTCTTCCACCGCCTGCCTGTCATCCGCAACGCGCGCGCGGGCTGCTTCTTGTTGCCCGCAACGATCTGCGCGAAGCCCGCACACGTTACGGGGAGCTGACGGATAACGTCGAGGTTGATCGAATCTTGCAACGGATGGACTACGCCGTTGCCAAGGTTCCAGCACCGCCACCTATCGCGACGCTGGGCCATCTGACTGGCTAG
- a CDS encoding VOC family protein, which yields MDVVGLGWAGTRTERAPELARFYQDVLGLRCVHTEPGFWVFELPDGRHVEVFGADYPGKSHFDSGPVVGFAVRDLEQAVQQLRDAGVELLGEPGPTWQHFRGPDGNVYEVVSA from the coding sequence ATGGATGTCGTGGGTTTGGGCTGGGCCGGAACGCGCACTGAGCGGGCGCCGGAGTTAGCTCGCTTCTATCAGGACGTGTTGGGCCTGCGATGCGTGCATACCGAGCCGGGCTTCTGGGTGTTCGAACTGCCGGACGGACGCCATGTGGAGGTCTTCGGCGCCGACTATCCCGGCAAGTCCCATTTCGACAGCGGACCGGTCGTCGGCTTCGCGGTGAGGGACCTGGAGCAGGCAGTGCAGCAGTTGCGCGACGCGGGTGTGGAGCTGCTCGGCGAACCAGGCCCGACTTGGCAACACTTCCGGGGCCCGGACGGCAACGTCTATGAGGTTGTCTCCGCCTGA
- a CDS encoding DUF2182 domain-containing protein, translating into MSALGWLGLTAPLWAPVLGSGQHHSGRPDSGMRMPMGETVSGVDGMSWWPQLGDHLVMWTAMVLAIMLPLVAWNLRQVGMRSPRARRTRATVEVAAGWAAVWLGAGAVVSVVALTATRAASPTLLVAASVAITVGWQFMGARQVAVARCHRTFAPPLGRAAQRACVRFGGSLGRDCLVSCWAGMVMMTAANHRLFVVLPIAWLSWRDRRRPHDRPGTAVSVPVVVLTGLVAVLFPGSW; encoded by the coding sequence GTGTCGGCGTTGGGCTGGCTGGGGCTCACAGCCCCGCTGTGGGCTCCGGTGCTGGGCTCGGGGCAGCATCACAGCGGCAGGCCGGACAGCGGGATGCGCATGCCGATGGGCGAGACGGTGTCGGGCGTGGACGGCATGTCCTGGTGGCCCCAACTCGGCGACCACCTGGTCATGTGGACCGCGATGGTGCTCGCCATCATGCTTCCCCTGGTGGCGTGGAATCTGCGCCAGGTCGGCATGCGCAGCCCGCGTGCCCGCCGGACAAGGGCCACGGTCGAGGTGGCGGCCGGCTGGGCCGCCGTCTGGCTCGGAGCCGGAGCCGTGGTGTCGGTGGTGGCCCTGACCGCGACGCGCGCCGCCTCGCCGACGTTGCTCGTGGCCGCGAGCGTGGCGATCACGGTCGGCTGGCAGTTCATGGGTGCACGGCAGGTGGCCGTCGCCCGCTGCCACCGTACGTTCGCTCCTCCGCTGGGACGAGCCGCGCAGCGCGCATGCGTGCGGTTCGGCGGATCGCTGGGCCGCGACTGCTTGGTCAGTTGCTGGGCGGGCATGGTGATGATGACCGCCGCCAACCACCGGCTCTTCGTGGTGTTGCCCATCGCGTGGTTGTCCTGGCGGGACCGCCGGCGGCCGCACGACCGGCCGGGGACGGCGGTGTCCGTTCCCGTCGTGGTGCTAACCGGGCTCGTCGCCGTCCTCTTTCCGGGATCTTGGTGA
- a CDS encoding tyrosinase family protein, whose amino-acid sequence MTCATLDLLGRRANNAKTGLAHQNTGGWAMTVVRRAAWSTEAGQAGGWPTSLTWYAVAIREMKKLTPRLEEFSPLAMEANALGNRERPTRADQQRYRDLVQAMTPILQGWSDPRGLGYQSQVHDSFLPPRAWPRHGGALVIWSECAHGNWFFLPWHRAYLLEFEQVARAHVVRLGGPADWALPYWNSSDYRRDPQAASLPLAVRDPLLPDGLDLATENGQPDPDRGNPLYEPSRIGPEDLLGPPSAEDWCDASGALTRHHYANSEDTQRISFAGGYLEDLTQFHFSGEMGQVDAQPHGLGHTHTGGLMAAFSTAGLDPLFWMHHANVDRLWETYAHDLGHGYPFPDGRPAQPGLNQEAYDSWAGREFRFLRADGAVGTWKAPGVTDTKALGYEYDTVARPVFNDLMWVPSGQDVDAFGVVRGRRRFTAVAAAIDVRISQRVTVLLTSGEPGEDGSGLVGPTTLWNVRFDGLRCHAPAQTSYAVYIDLDDGVERDPARLIGVLSLFGVFEASLEANGDVGRTRLLEATGVVRALPSFDPFSARLTLIPANPDRDLAAVALTAERISLEVAE is encoded by the coding sequence TTGACCTGCGCGACCCTTGACCTCCTCGGGCGCCGGGCGAACAATGCCAAGACAGGTCTTGCTCACCAGAATACGGGGGGATGGGCTATGACTGTTGTCCGTCGGGCTGCCTGGAGCACCGAAGCGGGGCAGGCGGGTGGGTGGCCGACGAGCCTGACCTGGTATGCCGTCGCCATCCGTGAGATGAAAAAGCTGACGCCGCGGCTGGAGGAGTTCTCACCGCTGGCGATGGAGGCGAATGCCCTCGGCAATCGTGAACGGCCTACCCGGGCCGATCAGCAGCGGTACCGGGATCTGGTGCAGGCGATGACACCGATCCTCCAGGGGTGGAGCGATCCGCGTGGTCTGGGCTACCAGTCGCAGGTGCACGACTCGTTTCTGCCGCCTCGGGCGTGGCCGCGGCACGGCGGCGCGCTGGTGATCTGGAGCGAGTGCGCCCATGGGAACTGGTTCTTCCTGCCGTGGCACCGGGCGTATCTGCTTGAGTTCGAGCAGGTGGCGCGCGCGCACGTTGTCCGGCTGGGCGGCCCGGCCGACTGGGCGCTGCCGTACTGGAACTCCTCCGACTACCGTCGTGACCCCCAGGCCGCGTCGCTGCCGCTGGCGGTCCGCGACCCGCTGCTGCCTGACGGGCTCGACCTGGCGACCGAGAACGGCCAGCCGGATCCCGACCGCGGCAACCCGCTGTATGAGCCGAGCCGTATCGGGCCGGAAGACCTCCTCGGCCCACCGTCGGCCGAGGATTGGTGCGACGCCAGCGGGGCACTCACCCGTCACCATTACGCCAACTCCGAGGACACGCAACGGATCTCTTTCGCGGGCGGCTACCTAGAGGACCTGACGCAGTTCCATTTCTCCGGCGAGATGGGTCAGGTGGACGCCCAGCCGCACGGTCTCGGCCACACGCACACGGGAGGCCTGATGGCCGCCTTCTCGACCGCGGGCCTGGACCCTCTCTTCTGGATGCACCACGCCAACGTCGATCGACTGTGGGAGACCTACGCTCATGACCTGGGCCACGGCTACCCCTTCCCGGATGGCCGCCCCGCCCAGCCGGGGCTGAACCAGGAGGCCTACGACTCCTGGGCTGGCCGGGAGTTCCGCTTCCTGCGCGCCGATGGCGCCGTCGGCACGTGGAAGGCGCCAGGGGTGACCGACACCAAGGCACTCGGCTATGAGTACGACACCGTCGCGCGTCCCGTGTTCAACGACTTGATGTGGGTGCCGTCCGGGCAGGATGTCGACGCGTTCGGTGTCGTCCGGGGGCGGCGGAGGTTCACGGCTGTGGCGGCAGCGATCGACGTTCGGATCTCGCAGCGGGTCACGGTCTTGCTCACCAGCGGCGAGCCGGGCGAGGACGGCAGTGGCCTCGTCGGCCCCACGACCTTGTGGAACGTGCGGTTCGACGGCCTTCGCTGTCATGCTCCGGCCCAGACGTCCTACGCCGTCTACATCGATCTGGACGACGGCGTGGAGCGCGATCCCGCGCGCTTGATCGGGGTGCTCTCGCTCTTCGGTGTCTTCGAGGCGAGTCTGGAGGCCAACGGCGACGTCGGCCGCACTAGGCTGCTCGAGGCGACCGGGGTGGTGCGCGCCCTTCCTTCGTTCGACCCCTTCTCGGCCCGATTGACGCTGATCCCGGCCAATCCTGACCGCGACCTGGCGGCCGTAGCGCTCACGGCTGAGCGGATCTCGCTCGAGGTTGCCGAGTAG
- a CDS encoding glucosaminidase domain-containing protein — protein MQVAVIIWNRRIWAWHLRAAGWRPYKLNPHTDHIHVDLSWEGALHPSPLFAGPVPGLGGPGSVPLPPSSAASPKPGGAAPKQSGETRRPAEFVRRYGAFAKASQAQTGVPGLVTLAQAALESGWGVKAAGNNFFGIKAKATEDPSTRQLWRTREVLSRPDVRTFPEIISITPRPDGRYDYVVRDWFRVFPSAAQAFIGHGEFLRRNKRYQPAFQFANDPYRFAAEVARAGYATDPRYTQALHSVIRLLERNGWS, from the coding sequence CTGCAGGTCGCGGTCATCATCTGGAACAGGCGAATTTGGGCTTGGCACCTGCGCGCTGCCGGGTGGCGTCCATACAAGCTCAACCCCCATACCGACCACATCCACGTCGATCTGAGCTGGGAAGGCGCGCTCCACCCGAGCCCGCTGTTCGCAGGACCGGTACCTGGGCTTGGCGGCCCAGGCTCAGTTCCGCTACCTCCGTCGTCGGCCGCTTCGCCGAAACCTGGCGGCGCCGCGCCGAAGCAATCCGGCGAGACTCGGAGGCCGGCCGAGTTCGTCAGGCGGTACGGTGCCTTCGCCAAGGCCAGCCAGGCCCAGACCGGAGTGCCGGGTCTGGTCACCTTGGCTCAGGCGGCGTTGGAATCGGGCTGGGGAGTCAAGGCAGCCGGCAACAACTTCTTCGGGATCAAGGCGAAGGCCACCGAGGACCCGTCGACCCGGCAGTTGTGGCGGACCCGTGAGGTCCTGTCCCGTCCTGACGTGCGCACCTTCCCGGAAATCATCTCGATCACGCCACGGCCTGATGGCAGGTACGACTACGTCGTCCGGGACTGGTTCCGAGTGTTTCCCTCCGCAGCACAGGCGTTCATCGGCCATGGCGAGTTCCTTCGTCGCAACAAGCGCTACCAACCGGCGTTCCAGTTCGCGAACGATCCATATCGCTTCGCGGCTGAAGTCGCCCGCGCCGGGTACGCGACCGATCCCCGCTACACGCAGGCATTGCATTCAGTGATACGGCTTCTGGAACGCAACGGCTGGTCCTGA